TGTGGTTGTTGATAGAAAGACATTCCCCTTTTTGGTATGTAATGCCTTCAGTTGTCCAGATCTTAGTGAAGCTTGTGATGGGTTCAAGAAGCAAGAGAAAATCGAGGGTTAGAGAAAATAGTGCTAGCTAAAACGCGGTTTAAATATGATGATCCTCAAAATATTCTACTACTCTCAGTAGAAAGCAGAATGAACCATGGAATACACCGATACGCATAGAGCACTAGTTCAAGTATTTATGGAGAACAAGATGCTCACTATACCTGACATTAAGGAAGTACTGCAGGCTGTCAATGAAAGTGATAGAGAGATATCCGTCAACGACACCATCAAACTTATCAATGAGAAATTACATTTTCTCCATCTGGAAATAAAATCTATAACACTCCAAGATACTACGGAAACCGTGTATTGCTTTGTTAACACATTACCGGACAAAGTCATGGAATTCTCTACTATTTTCAGCGTCACGGAAATTACAATCCTGAAGAAGCTAATCGAAATGATAATGCTGCATCGTTCCAATGATTCCGATGAAGAGTATTATATCAGTAGGAAAGAGGCCATCATATTAATTAGAGAGCAATCTAGTCTACAGGTGAATCAAGCGAATGATCTGCTCCATAAATTGGTGGAGAATAAATGGTTCGAACGTCGTGGTGATAAATATACTCTTTCTCCATTATGTCTCATagagttgaaagatatgctaattgaaaaatatcaaactAGAAAGGAAAACGGAATCGTTAACATCTGTCAGCTATGTGAAGGAATAGTAACTTTAGGTGTCAGGTGCACTTGCTATATTCGTCTCCATCACGACTGTTTCAGAAAGTACAATGTCATTAACCCACAAGAAACATGTCCCAATGGCCACAATCTTCCGCAAGGTATGGTTGGAAAAATTTTCTACGAAGtacaagaaaatgaaaccAACTCATAATCCAAGTTCATCCAACCATGCACTTTCGACCTCATCAATCAAGTCCCACACATATTCTTCTATTTTGGAGTCATCGTACAATTCGTTGTACATTAGGTATTCTTTCTCTCCTTGAGGAGCAAATTCAGGTTTATTAGCTGTGTTTAACTGTACTTTCCCTCCTCTGAAACAACTGGCCATGGGATAATAGCCCAAAGAACCATCATCTCTGGCACCTTTCTTTAATTCCGAAGCTGGCGGAAGAAACTCATAAAGATTCTCAAAAGCAGTTCCTTTTGGTTCTCCATTcacaaaaactttgataaATGATCCCTGTATTACGGGAGGCTTGTATCTGTCTTTATCGGGAATAGCTTTCTCACCAAACACGGTCACTGGGTTCAATAAATGATCCATAGGTTTCGTCACTACATAGTCATACTGTTCGAAAAACAGCTGGTTCTTATATTTAATAGGAATTTCGTCTCGGTCAATATCGTCAATCTTTATTCTGTCAGCTAATTGTATCAGTAACCCAATAGTATCACCCGTACCAAAGCTACCCATGAAATCTTGAGGTCTACTCAAATGAACCTTCTGCCCAGTCAGATCTCTGAAGCCGTAACCATAAGCATCGTAACCAACTGGTGCTTCTAAAGAGGCTTCTCTTCTACCAAACCCCAGTCTAACGTGGGAATCTCCCTCAGAGTTTAGAATTTTAAACTCCACATATACCCTGCCTTGACGTATAGGTAGTGAACCTTTCACTGATCTCCAACAATCTTCAGATGTACATTGATCACAATCCTCATTTATGCACATTCTCTGTGATCTATCGAAATAGGAAAACCTGCCTTTATAAGGAGGCAAATCTGTAGTAGAATACATCTTGGAAAGTAAAAACGGATTAGGTCGACATGGTTTATACTTGAAATCTCTTTTATTGTAGGGAATATCCTCAGTTGTGCCGCAGCCTGGCCCTAATTGAGGTGCTAGCAATGGTTGATATAAGTCCGACTCTTTGTAGGGAACAGGTTTCAGCCGGggaatttttgaactcaTTAATATGTTCAATGATGGTTTATGCTATATAAGGTTGTTGGAGAGATTCTGGTAGAAGGAAGTTCTAGCTGTCTAGGCGGAGATCGCACATtaagtttttgaatttttggCCCGCTCTCCCATGTCTGTCCCCTTGCAAATGATTTCGAGCTACCCTCTGAACTTCTAACCTTGAACCTCTGCCTTTTGGATATGAGTTCTTTCCCTAGGATCAATATTCCCAAGGTTCTGGAGGCTCAGGCCAAATACAATATGTTTACATGTGTAAGGCCGGTAGCCATGCACATTGAGAATCCTCACAGTTTACTCAACATGAAATTATGTGCCATTAAGGACAATATATGTGGAATTCCAGAACCTACAACTTGTGGCTCAAAGATGCTGAAGAACTATAGATCCCCCTTCAAAGCTACAGTACTAGAAATGCTGGAAAACTATGGCACAGTTATTGTGGGCAAAACCAACATGGATGAGTTAGGTATGGGAAGTACTAATACAAACAGCGTTTTTGGACCAGTCTACAACCCATCCTTTGATAAGactcaaaaaaaattgtcTAAGTATACATTATCAGAATCACAAGACATCGAAGAAACTTATGATTTTCCCAAGCACATAGCTGGTGGATCATCTGGTGGATCTGCCGCTGCAGTGGCTTCTAACGTTGTTGATTTTGCATTGGGCACAGATACTGGTGGCTCAGTAAGGCTACCTGCCTCTTACTGTGGCGTTGTTGGCTTCAAGCCGACTTATGGACGGCTTTCTCGTTGGGGAGTAATTCAATACGCTCAAAGTTTTGACACAGTCGGTATTTTATCTCGTGATGTAGACACTTCGAAAGTAGTTTTTGACTACTTGAACGAGTTTGACGAGAAAGATCCTACTTCGTTACTTCCATCTCATAGAGAGAGAATTGATGAGTTGGTTGAAACCAGAAACAAAGGCTTGCACAAGTTACGAATTGGAATACCCAAGCAACTGAATCTGGATATCGATTCGAACGTAAGAGAATCATGGATAAAGCTTATCTCACAACTATTCGATCAGGATCATGACATATACCCGGTAGATATACCATCCGTTGAACACAGCATACCCTCTTACTATACATTAGTACCGTCTGAAGCAGCATCTAATCTAGCACGTTACGACGGGATAAGATATGGTTATAGAAGCAAATTGGACTCCAAGGGAGATGTTCTTTTTGCACCCACCAGAGATGAAGGATTTGGGGAAGAGGTCAAAAGGAGAATTTTAATCGGAAACTTTAACTTGTCTCACGAAGCATATATTATTCATTACTTAAAGGCCCAGAATTTAAGGCATCAAATAAAATTGGACTTTGATAAAGTTTTTCGTTTCCCTAACGTCCTAACTTCTTCTCAGCCTTCTTCGGAAGGAGTGGACATTTTAATTGCTCCAACAAGTCTTTCAACGGCGCCAACCGTGGAGGAAGCCAATTCGATGACTCCATTAGAGGTTTTCGTCAATGATGCACTAACTGTACCCTCGTCACTGGCTGGGCTACCCACTTGTAGTATTCCCATGAAAACACCAGAACCAATTGGCATGCAAGTGATCGGTCAATTTGGTGACGATAACCTTGTGCTAAATGCCAGCCGTTTGATACAACAGTTCATGTAAATATTAAATCCTGTTAATATACTCTTCTATTTTAGTCAAAGTCCcttttttgttcaattgcTTTCGGTCGTCCCAGATAATCTTAGTTAACTGAGAATTATGCTCCTGCAGTTGATCTATGTTGAACTTTACAGTTTTATTTACCAGAAGCTCTTTGAGCCTATTGGCATATTCTTGATCATACTCTAAATTAACATTGAATCTTGCGTGGAACTCTTGAATGTCCGGTCCGGAGTCAGGATCAAGGTTGGGTGGTTCACTCGCATTCGAGTTAGTCTCACCCTTGGCCTCTAGCACGGATTCCTCATTAGAAGCACTTGTGGCCCCAATATCTTTGGTACTTTCAGCTAATGGGGGCTGAAGAAGCTCAGTAGACTCAAAGATGTCGCTCACCGCTATTCCATTAGGCGGTTTTATTTGAGCCTGCAATTGATTCTGCGATCCACCAGGCAGTTCTGAATCTTCAACCAATACGGTCTGATCTCCCTCTGGAGCCTGGGTGCTAGTCGCCATAAaagtatcttcaacaagaGAAGGGACCAAATTCTCTGAATTCGAAGTTGGATTGATGCCTGGTTCTGCAGTTTCTGCTTGCTGAGATTCGTATAGTATTCTTGTAGAATCTTCTTGACCGGCTTCTTCCGGCTTGCTGTCTGTGTGCACATTGATAAAGGCTTGATCCAGTGCTAATTGATTCttgctttgttgaagatattttctttgtctttctGTCTCTCTTGCATGCATCATTTTACACTCCTTGATGAAATTAGCATCACCTATTTCTTCTATTCCCACTTGGGCATTTGCAAACATTTCCGAAGCCTTCAATAGTCTCTCACGTTCCCCAAACTCGCGTGCATCTCTGTAAATCATTTCAACGTCTTTAAGAAATTGCTTTGGCTCACTATAGAAGCCattccaaattctttcttctaTTACATCAAGATCCATGTTATAAAACTTTTTCCCAGTAGCAACCTCTAATATCATGTCTCCGTCACGTTGATAGGGCTGATCTTCAGGATGAATGTTGCTAATGTAGTCATGGAACAAGTGAACCAGATAAGAATCATCAATGGTGGGCTTTCTAAATCGTTTATACCTTTGTTTGAATAGTTCCATCAAAGCACTCAGTTTGATCTTCAACATGTTTTTGAGTCTCATATCtagtttttccaattgttttaCTGTGCTTTTATCATTTGCTTCTACTGTAGATTCCTGTTGCACTTGGGGTAAGTCCCTCAACTTTCGTCTAGGCCTAGTATCAATTTCGTTGAACTCGATTGGCTTCAAATTAAGAGCAGCAAATATTTGCTCAAAATaatctcttctttcatctttatCTGGGTATTTCAGTTCAATTACATTCTTGAACTCGAAAACATCCAAcaaaatttgtttctcttccGCAACCAGTCTTGAGGAGTCAAGTAATCCTAAAATCAAGAGCTGATCATTGGCATCAGCACTTCTTAAAAGAGCCGATATAGTTGAAATAACAGTGTCTGGAACAGATCTAAACCAAATATCCAAAGATGGAACTATCACTATTGAGGGtttgtgtttctttgcttcCATGAACTTTTGTACTATGACCgcttccaaagttgatgagGAATTGGAACTATCATTGTACAGGGTTCCCAAGTCTAACGACTGGACATGGTAACCTTCCATGTGATGCAAAATAGCTGGTCCGAGATATATTTGTCCCATTCCTGAACCACCTGAAATCAATAATCTTGGTTTATAAACTCTGGATCGTTTCAATGACTGAATAAGTTCCTGTCTGTCAAATTTATTTTTTCCCATGCTGGAATAGTCAACATACTGTGAATCCTCCAATAATGTCACCCTTTTTTCAGTTGGTAAAGATTGGTGTAATTCTGCTATTATATTGTCTAGGTTCTTTTTAAGTAGGGACTCCAACGACTTGGGAAGGGGGTTACTGGGGCTTGCAATAGATCGAGCACTTGAAGGGATTATTTTCTCCAAAGCTAGCATGAAATCATTTGAGGAGACTTCTATTTTGGAGGGGTCTATTTGTAATTTCAGTTGGCTTTGATAAACTTGAGGATACTTTCTTTGGATACTGTTCAATGCTGCTTCCGTGCACAAAGCCCGCAAATCCGAACCACCGTAACCTTTTGTCAATTCTGCAAGTTTTTCGACGAAAGTTGGTTCCAGTGGAGGGCTCCAGTTTTTggtttgaatttgaagaatttccTTTCTTGCTCTGAGATCTGGTAATGGGAAATAAAACTCCCTATCAAATCGCCCAGGTCTTCTGAGAGCGGGATCAACTGAATCTGGGCGGTTCGTTGCACCAATTACAATGACCTGACCTCTATTGTCCATCCCATCCATGAGGGCCAAAAGTGTAGACACGATGGAGGCGTGGATCTGCTCTTGCTTCGACGACCTCACCGGAGCCAAGCCATCAATTTCGTCAAAAAAGATAATGCTTGGCTGTTGGTTTttagcttcttcaaacagtAGTCTCAGTTGCCTTTCTGCCTCTCCTACCCACTTGGAGAGGCAGTCTGCACCTTTGCGCATAAAAAATGTAACTTTTGTATTTCCTGTAGAACAGGATGCGGCTAGCGCTCTAGCCATGAGAGTCTTACCAGTTCCTGGAGGACCGTGAAACAGAACACCACGGGGTGGTGTGATGTGAAAACGTGTGTAAACTTCAGGATACAATAAAGGCAACATAACCATTTCCTTCAGTTGATTAATGTAATTGTCCAAGCCTCCAACGCTAGTAAAATCAATGTTCATATCGACACCTAAAGGATCTGAGTCAGCCAAagagttcttttttgatttgataACTTTACCCATGTTAGCTGGACCGGTATTAAATTTTGCATTAGGATCTTTCCTGTTGCTTTTAGAGTTGATCGGCGCAATTTCATCCTCAGATGAAGAGCTAGAGTCGTTATTTAATGCCGTGAGTCCAGGTACATTTTGACCAAAGATTGAAGTTACATCACTGCCTCCAAATGGACCTACAGTGGGGAACAGACGCTTCAATCGATTGGCATGAGAACTGTATGCTCGTTTTTTCGGAGTTGGGGGGTTCACTAGTTCAGTTATCTCATTTGCAAGTGGGGGTGGGATAGTATAATCAACGTTCTTCCTGTTCCTCAGGTTCAGCTTTCTGGAAGGGGGAGTATTTGGAGGAGAATCCTTGAGATCTTCGAGCTCTTGTTGGATCGAGGATGCGGCATGATCAGAAACTTCTACAGATTGGGAAGCGTTAGcatcatcctcttcctcttcagaaTCGAGTATTTGTCTTCTTGACTTTCTGGACTGAGAATTGGAGCCTTTTGACCTGGAACTGCGAGTTCTTCGAGCTCTGCGACGACCcttggatttggaatcatCGTAATCAAAATCGTCCTTCACTatgaactcttcatcagcCTTTCTCTTTGCGAATCTTTCCTCCTCAGAGGTTAATCCATCAAATTCAGAGTCAGCCTGATCATCGCCGTTGTAATCTTCAGAATCATTGTATTCGCTTTCTTTATCGCTATGTTCATTCTTCACGTTATTATCGGTTTGGTCAACCTGGACTGTGGTATTTTCAGTAGGGTCGTTATGGCCATTTTCATTGACATTTTCATTAGTCAACTTGTCGCCGCCATCATCGTCGTCCTGATCCTGGTATGCCTGGTCAAAGATAGCATCCTCGTTATAATTTACCTTTTGCTTTTTACGCCTGGGAGGTAAAatctcatcttcttcgttggaATGTTTCTCCTCGGTGAGAATATCACTCGTTTGACGACGATGCCTAGCTCTAACTCTGGGGGACGATTCCACGGAATTGTTTTGGGACGGCGTCCTTCTGCGAACCATCTACCTTCTGAATGTATCAAAAGTACTCAATTGAAGACCAGTAATTCAGATATGATACTTTGAGGACAAATTAATCCGACTGTGCTGTCTTCAGTGGTTCGAAGATCTAGTTACTAGGCACCAAAGTGAAAGGTGATGAAAGAGACGTACGAAAATGGTAACTGATAGACCATACGCGAAGTCAGCGCGCTTTTTCATTAGCCTTGAAATGGTCGTCTGGGAACCGCTCGGGACACCGTCTCACGTACTAAGATCGAGGCTGACAGAGTGAACTACAACTTTTAGCTTTTAGAACGTTGAAAAATCATcgattttggaaaagattcaGCTGCTCTTGAGCAATTAATAAAAACTAGATAATCGCAAGCATATATTATGCTTTAAACGCACCAGTTAGGCCCGAATTTGTTCCTGAATTTCTCTGCTCCGGCGATGAGCTATTATCGTAAGGTGATTTTCTTAGTCTCGAAGGTGTCAAATCCATAAAAAAGAGCGATGCAGCCAGGGAGaagatctttcttctcttgcTATAAATCAAACATTATTCATACAGAGTTTAATCGATTCAACAAAGCATAACATTGATTGCAATTGGTTCCGTCTTGAACTGCTAAGGAGAACAATCATAAATTAGTATTTTGTTTGCTTGTTAGACTCAAATCGAATTACAGATGCCAGAACCATCTATAAGTGCACTTTCCTTCACTTCGTTTGTCACTAATGATGACAAACTGTTTGAAGAGACTTTCAATTTTTACACGAAGTTGGGCTTCCACGCAACACGCTCATATGTTAAAGACAACCGGTCAGACTTTGAATTGACGGGGATTTCCACGGATTCAATCAAGGAAATCTGGCTGGAAAGTTTCCCACTATCTGAAGTGGTCGAAACGTCAGCTGGTAGAGAGTTGAGAAAACCACTGCAAGAATCTGTGGGCTACCAATCTGAAGCTCTTCTGGGATATTCTCCCTACCAGAGTGACGGTGTTGTTATAAAATTAAGGTTATCAAATCATGACCTTCAGAAAAACAAAGACTTGCCCGGTGAAGTTACGTTTTTCACCGCTAGTATCGACAAATTAAGAGCTAAACtcattgaaattggtgCTGAGATAATTCCCTCAGAAATAGACCTTGTTGAATTTTCAACCAAGGATCCTATGGGCGACGTCATTAGCTTTTCTTCTTATCCCTCTTTGAGTTCCAAGAAGATTACCTCTCCAGACTTTTTCCTCCACCCTAAGAAGGAAGTACGCTCCCAAGAATCAATAGTTGAGCAGGTTAAATCTGAAGAAggtaagaagaagattgcCATCATAACTTCAGGTGGAGACGCACCGGGAATGAATGCTGCAGTAAGGGCTGTGACAAGAGCCGGTATTTTCTATGGCTGTAAAGTTTACGCTTGTTATGAAGGTTACACTGGACTGGTTAAGGGTGGTGATATGTTAAAGGAACTGCAGTGGCAAGATGTCCGTGGTTTACTTTCCATTGGTGGTACCATAATTGGTACTGCAAGAAGTAAGGAATTCAGAGAACGATGGGGCCGTCTTCAAGCTTGCTACAATATGGTCAGCAATGGTATTGATGCGTTAGTTGTTTGTGGAGGTGACGGATCTCTTACAGGTGCCGATCTATTTCGAAATGAATGGCCTGAACTGATAAAGGAACTTTTGGGTGAGGGCAAAATTACAAAAGAACAATATGAAACACACAGAAACTTGACAATCGTAGGTCTCGTTGGTTCTATCGATAACGATATGTGCGGAACTGATTCCACAATTGGTGCTTATTCCTCATTGGAGAGAATCATAGAGCTGGTAGACTACATCGATGCTACTGCCGCCTCCCATTCACGAGCCTTCGTGGTGGAAGTCATGGGTAGACATTGTGGATGGTTAGGTTTAATGTCCGGAATTGCTACTGGAGCTGATTACATTTTCATCC
This window of the Komagataella phaffii GS115 chromosome 2, complete sequence genome carries:
- a CDS encoding DNA repair protein Nse1, with translation MEYTDTHRALVQVFMENKMLTIPDIKEVLQAVNESDREISVNDTIKLINEKLHFLHLEIKSITLQDTTETVYCFVNTLPDKVMEFSTIFSVTEITILKKLIEMIMLHRSNDSDEEYYISRKEAIILIREQSSLQVNQANDLLHKLVENKWFERRGDKYTLSPLCLIELKDMLIEKYQTRKENGIVNICQLCEGIVTLGVRCTCYIRLHHDCFRKYNVINPQETCPNGHNLPQGMVGKIFYEVQENETNS
- a CDS encoding Protein that localizes to chromatin and has a role in regulation of histone gene expression, which gives rise to MVRRRTPSQNNSVESSPRVRARHRRQTSDILTEEKHSNEEDEILPPRRKKQKVNYNEDAIFDQAYQDQDDDDGGDKLTNENVNENGHNDPTENTTVQVDQTDNNVKNEHSDKESEYNDSEDYNGDDQADSEFDGLTSEEERFAKRKADEEFIVKDDFDYDDSKSKGRRRARRTRSSRSKGSNSQSRKSRRQILDSEEEEDDANASQSVEVSDHAASSIQQELEDLKDSPPNTPPSRKLNLRNRKNVDYTIPPPLANEITELVNPPTPKKRAYSSHANRLKRLFPTVGPFGGSDVTSIFGQNVPGLTALNNDSSSSSEDEIAPINSKSNRKDPNAKFNTGPANMGKVIKSKKNSLADSDPLGVDMNIDFTSVGGLDNYINQLKEMVMLPLLYPEVYTRFHITPPRGVLFHGPPGTGKTLMARALAASCSTGNTKVTFFMRKGADCLSKWVGEAERQLRLLFEEAKNQQPSIIFFDEIDGLAPVRSSKQEQIHASIVSTLLALMDGMDNRGQVIVIGATNRPDSVDPALRRPGRFDREFYFPLPDLRARKEILQIQTKNWSPPLEPTFVEKLAELTKGYGGSDLRALCTEAALNSIQRKYPQVYQSQLKLQIDPSKIEVSSNDFMLALEKIIPSSARSIASPSNPLPKSLESLLKKNLDNIIAELHQSLPTEKRVTLLEDSQYVDYSSMGKNKFDRQELIQSLKRSRVYKPRLLISGGSGMGQIYLGPAILHHMEGYHVQSLDLGTLYNDSSNSSSTLEAVIVQKFMEAKKHKPSIVIVPSLDIWFRSVPDTVISTISALLRSADANDQLLILGLLDSSRLVAEEKQILLDVFEFKNVIELKYPDKDERRDYFEQIFAALNLKPIEFNEIDTRPRRKLRDLPQVQQESTVEANDKSTVKQLEKLDMRLKNMLKIKLSALMELFKQRYKRFRKPTIDDSYLVHLFHDYISNIHPEDQPYQRDGDMILEVATGKKFYNMDLDVIEERIWNGFYSEPKQFLKDVEMIYRDAREFGERERLLKASEMFANAQVGIEEIGDANFIKECKMMHARETERQRKYLQQSKNQLALDQAFINVHTDSKPEEAGQEDSTRILYESQQAETAEPGINPTSNSENLVPSLVEDTFMATSTQAPEGDQTVLVEDSELPGGSQNQLQAQIKPPNGIAVSDIFESTELLQPPLAESTKDIGATSASNEESVLEAKGETNSNASEPPNLDPDSGPDIQEFHARFNVNLEYDQEYANRLKELLVNKTVKFNIDQLQEHNSQLTKIIWDDRKQLNKKGTLTKIEEYINRI